The genomic DNA CAGTTCGGCGCGATGTTCTTTCCCGACCGCCCGGCTGCCTATCGGGAGGCAAAGCGCGTGCTCAAGCCCGGCGGACGATTCCTGTTCAGCGTATGGGATCGCATCGAGGAGAATATTTTCGCTGACGATGTGACGAATGCGCTTGCAAGGATTTTTCCGAGCGATCCGCCGCGCTTCCTGGCGCGAACGCCGCACGGCTACCACGACAAGGACTTGATCCGCAGGGATCTGGCGGACGCGGGTTTCTCCGGTGTGGCGATCGAGACGCGAGCCGAACAAAGCCGCGCATCCTCGCCGCGCGTTCCTGCCGTTGCCTATTGCCAGGGAACCCTGCTTCGCAACGAAATCGAGGCCAGGGACGCGGGAAAACTGGAAGCCGCGACCGACTACGCCACCTCCGTGATTGCCGACAGACATGGCCGCGGCGAGGTTGCCGCCAAAATTCAGGCGCATGTGATCGTGGCTGTGGCGTAGAGCGATTCAGCCCCGAGCCAGGCGCGCATCGGCCAAACCAGGGACGGGTTTCGTCTTGCCGCTGAGCCGCGCGCCCAAGGTCAGCGCCGGCGGAAAATTGCGGACGATCGCCTCCATCAGCGCGGCGCCGCCGGGGCCAAGGGCGATTCGGGCGATGGCCTCGGCAGCAAGAATCCGCGTCGCGAACAATCTTCTCCAGGCCGCCTCGTAGCGTCTGCCGGCCGCCTCGCGTCCTGCCTGTCCCCCTGCCGCCTCGCCGAGCTCTTGAGCCAAGAGCCAGCCGGACTGAAGCGCCATCGATATGCCCTCGGCAATGATCGGGTGCGACTCGCCGGCGGCATTGCCGACGCGGAAGATGTCCCGTTCGTAGCCGGCGCGGATGCCTGGCCGGATCGGACCGGCCGCAAGCCATGGACCGTAGAGGCGGGCTTCCACCAGAGCGTCACGCGCGCCCCTGCATGTCGCCCTGATATGATGCTCGACGGCCTCGGCCGCCGAAACATGGCCGCCGCGTTCGCAGGCGAGGCTGCCGCGCAGCCGGGCGAGCATATCGCGCCTGATGCAGCAGCAGATCGACATGCGGCCATGATCGGCGACCACCATGCCGCCATAGCCGCCGGGAAAAGTCAGCAGCGGCATCAGGTCGGGCGGCAGCGACGATCCGGTGAAATGCGCCTTGAAGCCGAGGAGGTCGGAGGGACGACTTTTCTTAACGACCTGGCTCGGCAGCGGTCCCGGCTCCCACGAACCGTGCGCGGCGACGATCACCGGCGCCCGCAGGACCGTCGCCACGTCGCGGGAATTGCCGCCGGTTGGCCGGATCCGCACTGCTTGGCAGTCGCCATCGCGTTCGATGGCGACGGCGCGGCAGGGCTGGAAGACTTGCGCGCCGGCGGACCGGGCCGCACCGAGCAGCAGCGTATCCAGTATGTCGCGGCCCAACGCTCGGCCGAAGCCGCCCCTTGCCGCGAGCGCGGCCTTCGCGCCCGGCATCGGCGCCTCGATACAGGCGTCGCCGGAAAAAAGGCCGACGCGGCGGATTTCGGGGCCGGCCTCGGCGCGCCAGGCATCGCCGATCCCGAGCCGGTCGAGCAGCGTGAGATTGCTTGCCGAGATGTATTCGCCGCACACCTTGCGGCGCGGAAACACGCTCTTCTCCACGATCGCCACGGCCCATCCGCGCCGGGCGAGCGCCAACGCCGCCGACGTGCCCGCCGGACCGGCGCCGATGACGACCGCATCGTGGGTGCGCCTCATGGCGTTGTTCCAGCTTGGGTTCCTCGCCCCCACGAAGGTGGGGGAGAGGTGGCTCGGCGAAGCCGAGACGGAGAGGGGGAGCGCCCTACGAAGGCCCCCTCTCCGGCCGCTTGGCGGCCACCTCTCCTCCGCTCCGCCGGGGCGAGGAACCCAAGTTTTGTAGGGTCGCGCCGCAATCTCCCTACTCCCACTTGTGAGGGGCGGACGTGGCCATAATTCCATGTGCCATTGTCTTGTAGGCCCTCGCATCATCCCCGCACGCCCCAACAAAGACGTGGGAGAAAGGCCCGGCTCGCCGCTCTTCCAGCGGCCTGCCGCCGACGGCGCTCCAGATGTCGGAAAGCTCCGTGCCGCGGAAGCCGGCGCGCACGCTCTGAGCGGCGTCATGCCTGGTGACGTCATTGGCGCCGATCGCCGGCAGAAGACGGGTCGCGGCCAGCGCGAAGCCTGCCCGCAGCGGCTCCGTCGCCAGGATGAGCGGAGCCCTGCGCTGCAAAAGCGAAAACAGGCGCAGCAGTCCGTCGTCACCGAAATGATGCAGGAACAGGTTGACGGTGATCGCGTCGAAGGCCCTGCCATCCGCCGTCTGCGCCCAGTCGAAGACATCGGCGGTGATGGTTTCGAGCGTCCAGCCCAGCCCGGCGAAATCCGCCGTGAGCCGTGGCGTGACGAGGCCGACGCGGTCGAGCATCGTCAGTTCCACCCCATGCCAGTCCCTTGCCATGCGCCGCGCCACCTTGAGCATAAAGGTGCCGTCGCCGGCGCCGATCTCCAGGATGCGGCCGGGCGGCCTGGCCATGAATTTCCGCAGCAGCGAGGCCATGATCGGCGCCTGGAACATCAGCGCGTTGATGCGGGCCAGATCGCGGCGCGAGCGTAGCGCCCGCGCATCGTCGGCCGCGAGGCGGTCGAGGATTTCCGGAACGAGGCTGCGTTGAGCGAGCGGGCTCATGAGACGGTCCGGAACAGCATGGTCTCGGCCGTCAGGCCGGGTCCGAACGACATGGCGCAGCCGAGCAATCCGCCTGGCGCCTTCAGCATCTCTTCCATCACGAACATGACTGTCGCCGACGACATGTTGCCGTATCGGCGCAGCACCTCGCGCGACGGCGCGAGCGCGGCCGGCGCGAGGTTCAGCGCCCTCTCGACGGCGTCGAGAATGGTGCGTCCGCCGGGATGCACGGCCCAGAGGTCGATCGCGTCCGGCGGCCGGCCGCCGAGGATGGCGTCCTGGTTGCCACGCAGCGCTTCCTGGATCGCCGCCGGCACCTGGCCGGAGAGAAACATGTCGAAGCCATGGTCGCGGATATCCCAGGTCATCAGCTCCCGCCGCTCGTCCGCGACGGTGCAACGGAAACTGTCGAGCTCGATGCCGGTCGGCTCGGCGGTGACGAGGCTCGCCGCGCAGCCGTCGCCCCAAAGGCAGAAGGACAAAAGCTTTTCCAGCTCGGCAGTTTCCCTCAGATGCAGCGTGCAGACCTCGATGTTGACCAGGAGGACCCTGGCCTGCGGGTCGGAGCGGACGATATGGCGGGCAAGCTTGAGGCCGTTGATCGCCGCATAGCAGCCCATGAACCCGATCATCGTGCGTTCGACACCGTCCGGCAGGCCGCAGCGCTGAACCAGGTCGAGGTCGATGCCGGGCGCCGAGAAACCGGTGCAGGAGGTGACGATGAGGTGGGTGACGCGCGATGCCTCTTCGCCAAGGCGCAGCCCGTCGACGGCCTTTTGCGCCAGGACGGGTGCGGCTTGGCTGAACATCGCCATTCTGGCCGCCGTTCCGGGAAACGCGCCGCGCCTGAAGGTTCCGCCAAGATCGGCCGATGGCCCCTCGGGGTCGAGAGCGGGCGCAAAGCATGAGAAGCGATGCTCGATGCCGGCAAGGCCGGCCATGCGTTCGAATATCCTCCTGCGATCGGCCGCGAGCATGGAGGCGGCGTAGCGCAGGTAGAACTGGTGGACCTCATGCTCCGGAACCGCTGTCGCGATCCGGTTGATATAGGCGTTCACGGGCATGCACGGTCTCCCTGGGCGTCGGGCGCGGTGCGCGCTGTTGCCGGAGGGGTTTCTTGCTCATGAGCGCCCCTGTCAGGCGCCAGGCTCTGAGCGTTGCCTGTTCGATAAACGTTTCGGAAAACCTGTTTCTTCCCCGTCGCGTGATCCCGAACCTAAAAGGCTTGGAGGGGATGATAGGCAAAATCAAAGTGTTACAGCCTTTTCCGCCCCGTTAGCAGCAGGCAAGGACTTCGGGCCGATCACTTGCTGCCTTGCACCACTCCGGGCACGATCAAGACGCCCTGGTCGCGCTCCGAATATCTGAAGCCGATAAAGAACAAGGCGATGATGATGAGGCAGACCGCCAACACGGTGGCGAGGATCCTTCCCGGGTTATCGGCAGGCGGTTTGTCTTCCATGGCAGTTCGCCTCGCATAATAAACCCTGCGAGACCGGCAAGGGTTCCGAGATCCAGGGCGTTCGTCGGATTGGGGGAATGCCGAGCGCCCTGCCGCGATCACGTGACATCGATGACCACCATCAGCCCGCCGCTCTTTTCCGGCCCCACACTGCGCCTTCGGGCGCGCAGCGCGGACGCGGGCATTGAGCGTTGCGTGTTCGATAACGTTCTCAGGGCCGATTTCGTCCGAGGAAATGACAGGCGCGCCAGGATCGGGCTAAAGTATGGCTTGGCCAGGATGAGACTCGATGCCGCGCCCAGGGAGAGATCACGGGCCTGCATCTTGCAAAAGCCGGATTTTGCCGTCAGCCTAAGCGGGCAATGGCTCGGCTATCGCCAAAACACCTCCTCGTCATGCTGCTCGCGGTCTTCCTGACCGCGGGGTTCAGTCTGTCCGCCGTACAGGCCAGCACCATGTCGGTCCGAATGACGGGCGCCATGGCCATGCCTGCCGATACGGGCATGGGCAAAATGGCCGGCTCAGACATGAAGGGCGATTGCAACGCCTGTCTCAAGGACACGGGCGACAAAGGCAGCCCGATGCAGTGCCCGCCGGCCTGCATCGCCCCGGCGCTCGCCGTGCTGCCGCAAGATTTCGGGGTAACGCCGGCCCCCCTGGGGCAGCAGCCATCGGCCTTGCCAGCTCCGCTCCTGCACGGGCGAAGTTCCCTGCCCGACCCATACCCTCCAAGACCCAGCGCCTGACGCCGTTTCAGCCGCAACACGGCTGATCCCCGGCGCCTGATCGCCTGCGCGCATGGTTGCGCCGTGGGCGCGCATGGCAATCCAGGTCGATGCCGAACCATTCGCCATCGATAGCGATCGCAAAGGGTCAGAAGGGTGAATTACGATTTCAAATGCCACTTATCGCGCCGAGGCTTTCTCGGCGCGGCGGCGGGGCTTGCAGTGTCCGCTTCGTTACGTCCCGCCGTGGCCTCCGGCGTCGACGAGCGCAGCATCAAGGTCGCGCCCAGCCAGGCGCGGCTCACCGGGCAGGACGGCCCTGCAACCGCTGTCTGGGCGTATAATGGCACCGTCCCCGGTCCGGCGTTGCGGCTCAGGCAAGGCCAGCCGGTCCGCATCACCGTCGAAAACGGGTTGGACGAGGACACGACTGTCCACTGGCATGGAATCCGCCTGCCGAACGCCATGGACGGGGTGCCGGGGCTTACGCAGTCGCCCATCAAGCCGGGCGGAAGCTTCGTCTACGAATTCACGCCGCCGGATGCAGGTACCTTCTGGTACCATCCGCATGCCGACAGCCTGGTGCAGATCGGCCGCGGCTTGGCCGGCCCGCTGATCGTCGAGGAGGCCGAGCCGGTCGCAGTCGACCGCGATGTCCTGTGGCTGCTGCAGGACTGGCGGCTCACCAAAGACGGCCGGATCGCCGGCGGCTTCGGCAGCATGATGGATGCCTCGATGTCCGGACGCGTCGGCAATCTCGTGACCGTCAACGGGCAGGCGCAGGGCGGTCAAGGCGTGCGGGCCGGCGAGCGCCTCAGGCTGCGACTCGCCAATGCCTCGCTTGCCCGCATGATGGCGCTTCGCTTCGAAGGCCACCGGCCGGTCGTCCTGGCGATCGACGGCCAGCCTTGCGACCCGCACGAGCCTGAAGATGGCCGTCTGGTGCTGGCGCCCGCCATGCGCATCGACATCGCGCTCGACATGCAGGGCGATCCCGGCAGCCGGCATGACGTGATCGACGATTTTTACGACGGCCTCGCCTATCGGCTGACCACGCTCGCCTACGACAAGGCGCCTCCGCTCAGGGCGCATCCGCTCGACACGCCACTGGCCCTGCCGCGGAATCCGCTGCCCGAGCCCGACCTGGCGAACGCCGTGCGGCAGGAGGTCGTGCTGCAAGGCGGCATGATGGGCGGCGGCAAGCTCGCTGGCGTCGGCGGGATGATGGGCATGGCGATGCCTGGCATGAACGGCACGGCGGCCTGGTCGATCAACGGCATATCGATGACCGGCGACGGTCATGCCGGCATGACGCCGCAGTTTACGCTGCGGCGGGGCGTCACCTGCCACCTAACAATTCGCAACGAAACTGCCTGGTGGCACCCAATGCACGTGCACGGGTTCAGCCTTTTGCTGCTCTCCCGCAACGGCTCGCCCGTGCCGCACCGGCAATGGCAGGACACGGTGCTGCTTGCGCCGAAGGACACGGTCGAATGCGCCTTCGTCGCCGACAATCCCGGCGACTGGATGCTGCACTGCCACGTCGTCGACCACCAGATGGCCGGCCTGATGACCGTGTTCCGGGTGACCTGAATCAATCCAACCATCAACCAAGGAGAACTGCAAAATGAAACTGACTTACGCGCTGACCGCCCTCGGCCTTGCAATCGCAACGCCGCTGCCGGCACTCGCCGCGACGATCGATGCGGTGATGTACAAGAATCCGCAATGCAGCTGCTGCGAGGCTTATGCCGCCTATCTCGAACAGAACGGCTTCAAGGTCGATATCAAGCCGGTCAACAATCTGTCCCAGATCAGCAGCGATGCCGGCGTGCCCACCGACCTCGAAGGCTGCCACACGATCATGGTCGACGGCTATGTGGTCGACGGCCTGGTGCCGGTCGATGTCGTCAAGAAGCTGTTGACAGAACGGCCCGCCATTACGGGGATCACGCTGGCCGGCATGCCGGCGGGCGCGCCCGGCATGGGCGGCGCAAAGAACGAGACCTGGACGGTCTACGCCTTTACCAAGGACGGCAAGGCGCCGACCGTCTATGCGACGGAATGAGCTCCATGACCGCAAGCAAACTGGCCGTCGCCCTTTCGGCAATGCTGCTCGCAGCCTCGCTGCCCGCTGCGGCGGCCGAGGCGCCGCAGAACTTCGCCGTTCTCGATACGCCCGCCGCAGTGCCGGAGATCGGCTTCGCGGACGCTGCCGGCCAGCCGAAGACGCTGGCCGCCTATTCCGGCAAGGTGGTGTTGCTCAACATCTGGGCGACCTGGTGCGGGCCCTGTCGCGAGGAAATGCCGACGCTCGACCGTCTGCAGACCGAGCTCGGCGGGCCGGACTTCGAGGTCGTCGCCCTGTCGATGGATCGCAAAGGCCCCGACGCCGTGAAGAAGTTCTTCGCCGAGACCGGCGTCACGCATCTCGCCCTCAACATCGACAGTTCGGGCAAGGCGATGTTCACGCTCGGCGCCCTCGGCCTTCCGATGACCCTGCTGATCGACGGCAGCGGCAGGGAGATCGGCCGGCTGATCGGCCCGGCCGAGTGGGATGCCCCCGACATGGTCGACTTCATCCGCGGCCGCATCGCCGCCAAATGAGAAGGAAATGACCGATGCTTTTGCAGACCAAGTCGCGTGAGGTCTCCTGGAATGGATGGGCATTGATGCTGCGCGGGCTTGTCGCGCTCGCAGTGCTGGCTTTCGGCTTCACCCACGGTGCGCGGGCGCATTCGCTGGACGACATCGACGCCATGCTCCAGAGCGGCGAGAAGTATTTCCAGCAGATCGACAAGCCGATGCCCGACTTCACACTGCGCGCCGCCGATGGGCGCGTGGTGCGGCCGGCCGATCTCGCCGGCAAGGTCGTAGTGCTTCAATTCATCTACACCTCATGCCCGGACGTTTGCCCGCTGCATGCCGAAAAGATCGCAGAGGTCCAGAAGATGGTGAACTCGACACCGATGAAGGATCGGGTCGTCTTCATCAGCATAACCACCGACCCGCGGAAAGACACGCCCGATGCGCTCAAGGCCTACGGGCCGACGCACGGGCTGGACCCGGCCAACTGGCTGTTCCTGACCACTGCCCCGGACCAGCCGGAGGATACGACCCGCAAACTGGCGGAAGCCTTCGGCCACAAGTTCACCCTCGCCGACGACGGCTACCAGATGCACGGCATCGTCACCCATGTGATCGACAAGGAGGGTCGCTGGCGGGCGAACTTCCACGGACTGAACTTCCAGCCCATCAACCTCGTCACCTTCGTCAACGCGCTCACCAACAATGTCGAGCACCCGCACTATGAGCAGCACGAAGGCTGGCTGGCGAAACTGAAGAACCTGCTGTGAGGCAGGACCACCGCTTTCGAACAAGGAAGGGAGACACATGTTCACCAGGGCGCACACGAGCCGATTCTTCGGCAGTATCTTTCGCACCATCCTGCTCGCCGGCCTGGCGGGATGGTTCCTGCTCAATCCAGGCCTTCCAGGCGCGCGGGGACCGGCATTCGCAGCCGGCGAAATGTCCCAGGACCAGCTCGACCAACGGATACACGACTACATTCTGGCGCACCCGGAGGTTCTCGTGCAGGCGCTGCAGAGCCTGGACGAGCGCCAGCGTCAAGCGGAGGCGACCGAGGCCAGGAAGGCGCTCAAGGCGCGAGCGGCCGACATCTTCCACGACAAGCAGAGCCCCGTCGGCGGTAATGCGCAAGGCAATGTCACCCTGGTCGAGTTCTTCGACTACAATTGCCCCTATTGCCGAATGATGGCGCCGATCATGGAACAGGCCGTGGCCGACGATCCGCAGCTTAGAATCGTCTACAAGGAATTTCCCATCCTCGGCCCCGATTCCGTGTTCGCGGCCAAGGCCGCGCTCGCCGCCGACAAGCAGGGCAAATACGCAGCCTTTCACAAGGCGCTCTATGCGGCAAAGACAAGAGTGACCGAGGCGGTCGTGCTCAAGACCGCCGCCGAGGCCGGGCTGGACGTCGAACGCATGAAGGCCGATATGCGGCAGCCCGATATCCAGGCATCGATCGACCGCAATACGGAACTGGCCCAGGCGCTGCGGATCACCGGGACGCCGGGCTTCGTCGCCGGCGATAGGATTTATCCCGGCGCGACCGATCTTGCGACACTGAAGACATTCGTCAATCAAGCGAGGGCCGGCAAATGACCGACATCCCAAACCGGCGCACGGTTGTTCTAAGCGTGTTCGGCGTCGCCGCGGCCGCAGGACTTTTCGAGCTGCCGGAACCGGCAATCGCTGCCGAGGATCCGGAATTGGCAAGGCGTTTCAAGGAGCTCAGCGAGAGCGGCAACAGCACCTGCTCGGCCAAGTTCACGGATTCGATCGCGACCATGCCGGCGACGGCTCGCATCAAGGGCTCGTGCTGCAGCCCGATGGAACTGAAGCGCTATGGCGAGCAGGTGAGAGGGCTCGCCAAGTACCGCGCCATCCCGATGATCCCCGGCGATCCTTACGACATTGCTGTGGCGACGGCGCAGCAGATGATGCCGTACTACGATCTGAAGCTCACCGGAGACGAGCAGAAGGCCTATGACTACGCGATGGCCAATTCCGAGGAGAAAGGTCCCTGCTGCTGTCCTTGCTGGCGATGGAAGGTGTATGGCGGACTGGCGAAATACCTGATCCACGAGCACCGCTTCACCGGCGAGCAGATCGTTGATGTGTGGGACCTTTCGGACGGCTGCGGCGGAGACGCTTGATCTCCCTTGCCGCAAGCCCTCGCCTGGCGAGTGCAGGCGGACCTGCGGCCCTGCCCTAAAGGGCTTGACCTTCCAGTCACTGGAACCCCTAACGTGAGCAGAAGGTCGCTAGCGGCGCGCCTTCCCAATCACGATCGAGGAGAAAAAGATGCATCGACGCGGTTTTCTGGCGGCAGGCCTGGCAACGGTTCTGTCAGGTTCTCGCGCGCTGGCGCAGATGAAGATGGACGGCATGTCGAACATGGATTCCATGCCCGGCATGGACATGGGCGGCCATGCGGGCCATGACATGGGCGCCATGGGCCAGGGTCCCGTGGCGCTACCCGAGGGTCAGCCCTTGCGCGAATTGCCGCTGCTTGCCAACGAGGCCAGCCGGTCCGGCCTGTTCAAGGCGAGACTGACGGCGGAGCCCGCCACCGTGCGCTTTGCCGCGGACCGGGACACGCCGATCCTTGCCTATAACGGCACGAGCCCCGGCCCGTTGATCGAAGCCTATGAGGGTGACCGCGTCGAGATCGCTTTCGCCAACCGGATCGAGGGTGAGCAAAGCACGATCCACTGGCACGGCATGCCGGTGCCCGCCGACCAGGACGGCAATCCGATGGACCCGGTGGCGGCAGGCGCGGACCGCGTCTATGCCTTCGAGCTGCCCGAAGGCAGCGCCGGCTCCTACTGGTACCACCCGCATCCGCATGGCCGCACGGCCGAGCAGGTCTATCGCGGCCTTGCCGGCGCCTTCGTCGTCAAGGCGAAGGCCGATCCCGTTCCGGCGGTCTATGGCGACACGGTGCTTATGTTCACCGACCTTCGCCTGGCCGCCGACGGCTCGATGCCCGACAGCACCATGGCCGACCAGATGAACGGCCGCGTCGGCGACCATGTGCTGGTCAACGGCCAGAAGAACCCGCGACTCGCCGTGGCGATGGGCGCGAAGCGGCGCCTGCGGCTCTACAACGCCACCAATGCGCGCTTCCTGAGGCTTGCCTTCGACGGCGCGGCGATGACGATCATCGGCACAGACGGCGGCCTGCTGGAGAAGCCGGTTGCAGCCAACGAGATCATGCTCAGCCCGGCCGAGCGCGTCGAATTGGTCGTCGCCTTCGACAGGCCGGGCGCCGCAACGCTCACCACGCTTGACTACGACCGCGGCTGGATGGGCGCCGGCCGGCCGGCGGACGCCGGGCTGACGCTGCTCACCGCCGACGTAGCGGAAACGCCGGGAGAAGCGATGCCGCCGCTGCCCGAGCGGCTCAGGCCAATCGCGCCGCTTGGGCAGCCCGCGGTCAGCCGCCGTCTCGTCTTCACCGAGACCATGGCGATGAACGCCACTAGCATGGAGATGGGCTTCCTGATCAACGGCAAGGCCTTCGATATGGAGCGCGTCGACATCGTCGCCCGGGCCGGCGAGACCGAGCTCTGGGAAATCGTCAACCAGGCCGACATGGACCATCCGTTCCACCTCCATGGCACGCAGTTCCAGGTGGTCGAGCACGAGCGCGACGGCAAGGTCTCGAAGCCGCCCTATCGGGCATGGAAGGACACCGTCAACGTGGCGCGCGGCGAGACGGTGCGGCTCTTGTTGCGCCAGGAGCGGCCAGGCGCGCGCATGTATCACTGCCACATCCTCGAGCATGAGCAGCTCGGCATGATGGGCATTGTCGACGTGCAGGCATGAGGTTCCGCGTCGTCCTTGGGGCGGCGATGCTTGCGCTCGCCGGCCCGCTGATCTTTGCCCCGTCGCTGGCAGCCGGTCCGGGCGATCCCATCGTCAAGGCGCGCCAGGGCTCGATGAAGGAGATGGCGGCGGCAGCCAAGGCCATCGTGGAGATGTTCGACGGCAGGCGCGCCTATGAGCCGGCAGCTTTCAGGGCGGCGGCGGGCACGCTCAGCGCCCGCGCCGGCCCTGCCCTGATCGCCGAATTCCCCGCCGGCTCGCTGGGCGCGCCGTCAAGCGCCAAACCGGAGATCGACCAGGCCAGGCCGGAGTTCGAGGCGCTCGCCCGCCATATCGGCCGGCTCGCCGACGCGCTTGACGCCAAGGCCGAGAAAGCGCCGGCCGAGATCACCGCCGACATGCGGATGGCCGGCCCGCCGATGGATGGCGGCAGCCTGCTCGGCAAGCGCCCGGGCGCGGCGCAAGCAGATCCCGCCGGAATGCCGGCCGAGCATATCCTGCACCTCATCCTGCAGGACTGTTCGAGCTGCCATTCGAAATTCCGGCAAAAGACGGAGTGAAAAAACTGCCCTGAGCAGTCCGGTCAAGCAAGCACTCTTCTGCACAATAAAATCAGCTTGTGCTAATATATAGCACGCCATGCTCATCCGTGCATGACAGGTTTAGGGAGGATGCGATGAAAACGATGAATCGCAGATCTGCAATTGCTCTCGGCGTGACGGCTGCCGCAGTGGCGCCCCTGTTCACGACGGCGGCATTCGCGAAAGCGAAGAAATACGGTCCGAAGGAAGGCAAGGAAATAGCGCCCGGCGTCAGGATGATCGAAGTCGGCACCGGCAATTCCGACATTCCCGCCTATAAGAGTATCGCAATTGTCGACGTGGTGTTCCAGCCCGGGGCGCACGCACCTCAAAGCGTGATGCCTAACGACATGGTGTGCACGATTACTTCCGGCGCATTCACCATCAAGAAGGTAGACAAGGAGTTCAAGCTCAAGGTCGGCGACGTGTACACCTGCTCCAAGGGCAAGACCGACGAGGCGACGAACACAAGCAAGGAGGTCGGCGTCCATCGCATCGCCATGCTGATCCCCGCGTAAAAGAAGGAGCGGTGCGGCGTCCGGGTCGGATCACCGAACCGCACCAATCATTTTTCGCGCAATTCCGGACGGACAACCTTGGTGACCTGCCAAGACTGGCCCGGAGGGCGACGTCATGGCTCGTAAGGCCTGTGGAGTCGGCTGCGCCTCGGCGCGCTCAGCCGGCCATGTGACGGCGCACCGCCTGCCACTCCTGCCAGATCAGCCACATGACGATCGCATCGAAGACGGTCAGCACAAGCAGGCCTGGCGAGTGCATGTAGGAATAGCGATAGACCTGGTAGACCATGAAGGCGCCGAGCGCGGCGAGCGAGGCCGGGTAGGACCATAGCTTGCCGCGCAGCAGGCCGATGACCAGAAGCAGCTTAATCAGGCCGTGGCTGAGCAGGTAGAAAGCGTAGAACTGTTTGCTCGCGACGGAGAACTGGCTTGCCATCTGCGACAGATAGCCAGCTATGAAATCGTTCGGGTCTTCGATCAACTCTTCCTGGGTGAGGGCATTGACCCACGAGGCGATGGTGTCGGTGGTGACGACATAGAGCAGGATGCCGCCGATGCATTCGATCAGCGCATGCGCGCCCTTCAACCACACGCCGATTTCGAAAAGCTGATGAATGCGACGCTCATCGACCGGCTTCAAGACCCAGCCCTCACAACAACCCAAGGAAATCAGATCGCATGGATGCAGCCTTAACCCACTGGATCAATGCCGCAGCCGGCATCAACCCGCTCCTTGATAGGACAATGATCGCGATCTCACAAATCGGCGTGCCGCTGATGGTGATCGCGGTCGCCCTGCAATGGTGGTCGAGGACCGATCGTGCCCATGTGCGCCATGCCTGCCTTTCCGCCGGCCTCTCCTTCCTGCTCGGGCTGGCTCTCAACCAGGCAATCCTGCTGTTCGTCCACCGGATCAGGCCCTACGACGCCGGCGTCACGCATCTGTTGATCGCGCCCAGCGCCGATTGGTCGTTCCCGTCCGACCACGCGACCGCCAGCATGGCCATCGTTGCCGCCTTCGCCATGCAGGCGCTGCCGCGCCGCACTCTTGCCTTCTTCATCATGGCGCTGCTGATTTGCTGGTCGCGGCTGCACATCGGCATCCATTATGCCGGCGACATCGTCGGCGGTGCTGCTACCGGGGCCGCCGCCGCCCTGGCGGTGCGGCTTGGATATCGCGAAAATTCGCGGCTGGATGCCTTCG from Mesorhizobium sp. M1E.F.Ca.ET.045.02.1.1 includes the following:
- a CDS encoding SCO family protein, which codes for MLLQTKSREVSWNGWALMLRGLVALAVLAFGFTHGARAHSLDDIDAMLQSGEKYFQQIDKPMPDFTLRAADGRVVRPADLAGKVVVLQFIYTSCPDVCPLHAEKIAEVQKMVNSTPMKDRVVFISITTDPRKDTPDALKAYGPTHGLDPANWLFLTTAPDQPEDTTRKLAEAFGHKFTLADDGYQMHGIVTHVIDKEGRWRANFHGLNFQPINLVTFVNALTNNVEHPHYEQHEGWLAKLKNLL
- a CDS encoding DsbA family protein, with protein sequence MFTRAHTSRFFGSIFRTILLAGLAGWFLLNPGLPGARGPAFAAGEMSQDQLDQRIHDYILAHPEVLVQALQSLDERQRQAEATEARKALKARAADIFHDKQSPVGGNAQGNVTLVEFFDYNCPYCRMMAPIMEQAVADDPQLRIVYKEFPILGPDSVFAAKAALAADKQGKYAAFHKALYAAKTRVTEAVVLKTAAEAGLDVERMKADMRQPDIQASIDRNTELAQALRITGTPGFVAGDRIYPGATDLATLKTFVNQARAGK
- a CDS encoding multicopper oxidase family protein, whose protein sequence is MHRRGFLAAGLATVLSGSRALAQMKMDGMSNMDSMPGMDMGGHAGHDMGAMGQGPVALPEGQPLRELPLLANEASRSGLFKARLTAEPATVRFAADRDTPILAYNGTSPGPLIEAYEGDRVEIAFANRIEGEQSTIHWHGMPVPADQDGNPMDPVAAGADRVYAFELPEGSAGSYWYHPHPHGRTAEQVYRGLAGAFVVKAKADPVPAVYGDTVLMFTDLRLAADGSMPDSTMADQMNGRVGDHVLVNGQKNPRLAVAMGAKRRLRLYNATNARFLRLAFDGAAMTIIGTDGGLLEKPVAANEIMLSPAERVELVVAFDRPGAATLTTLDYDRGWMGAGRPADAGLTLLTADVAETPGEAMPPLPERLRPIAPLGQPAVSRRLVFTETMAMNATSMEMGFLINGKAFDMERVDIVARAGETELWEIVNQADMDHPFHLHGTQFQVVEHERDGKVSKPPYRAWKDTVNVARGETVRLLLRQERPGARMYHCHILEHEQLGMMGIVDVQA
- a CDS encoding cytochrome c → MRFRVVLGAAMLALAGPLIFAPSLAAGPGDPIVKARQGSMKEMAAAAKAIVEMFDGRRAYEPAAFRAAAGTLSARAGPALIAEFPAGSLGAPSSAKPEIDQARPEFEALARHIGRLADALDAKAEKAPAEITADMRMAGPPMDGGSLLGKRPGAAQADPAGMPAEHILHLILQDCSSCHSKFRQKTE
- a CDS encoding DUF2127 domain-containing protein: MKPVDERRIHQLFEIGVWLKGAHALIECIGGILLYVVTTDTIASWVNALTQEELIEDPNDFIAGYLSQMASQFSVASKQFYAFYLLSHGLIKLLLVIGLLRGKLWSYPASLAALGAFMVYQVYRYSYMHSPGLLVLTVFDAIVMWLIWQEWQAVRRHMAG
- a CDS encoding phosphatase PAP2 family protein, yielding MDAALTHWINAAAGINPLLDRTMIAISQIGVPLMVIAVALQWWSRTDRAHVRHACLSAGLSFLLGLALNQAILLFVHRIRPYDAGVTHLLIAPSADWSFPSDHATASMAIVAAFAMQALPRRTLAFFIMALLICWSRLHIGIHYAGDIVGGAATGAAAALAVRLGYRENSRLDAFATSIL